The Pogoniulus pusillus isolate bPogPus1 chromosome 27, bPogPus1.pri, whole genome shotgun sequence genome segment caggcttagtggctgtggtggtgttaggctgctggttgaactggatgagcttaggaggattttccagctgaaacacctCTGTGATGCTACAAATGGGCTGGAAAGAGAAGCCAGGACTCACCCCAGCCAAACACCAAGACAGAGGCAATCTGCCTGGAAGCCAAAGCCCCTGGGACTTCAGGAGTACTGCTGGGATCAGTGCTGCCAACCAAGCCAACCTCCCTGAAGGCCATGGCCAccacactccagcagctcttgaTGGAGGGGTTGGGCTTGgattttttgggtgtttttttgggaTGTAGGCTTGGCTTTGAGTTttggttggggattttttttggttttggttggggctttttttgtggACAGAAATATGGTGTCAAaggctgcagcatggagaaATGTTTGGTGGCAACTTGATACCTGAAATCTGATGGAtgtagcaggagcagtgtgggcagcaggacaagggaggttcttctgcccctgtgctcagcactgctcaggccacccctggagtgctgtgtccagttctgggctcctccattgcagagagctgttgaggtgctggaaggtgtttggagaagggcagcaaggctggggaggagcctggagcacagccctgtgaggagaggctgagggagctgggggggtgcagcctgcagcagaggaggctcagggcagagctcattgctgcctgcagctgcctgcagggaggctgtagccaggtggggttgggctctgctgccaggcagccagggacagaagaaggggacacagcctggagctgtgccagggcaggtctaggctggatgttgttaggaagttcctggcagagagagtgattggcattggaatgggctgcccagggaggtggtggagtctgtgtggctggaggtgttgcagccaagcctggctggggcactgagtgccatggtctggttggttgggcagggctgggtgctaggttgggctggctgagcttggagctctcctccaacctgcctgattctatgaaatgtgttAAGGCACAAACCACAGAGAGCTCTCACCTGGGAACAAGAATCAAAATCTTAGCACCTAGAGGACTTGTGCCTGAGACAGAGACATGcaaacacagctgcagcagtggaaaTACCCCAGAAGCATCTTCCCACACCCTGCTTGCCAGGAAAATGTTTATGTAAACACCTCTGATCCACCTCTTTGAGCCActtcagctgcagaaagcaggtgTGGAgacccagctgagctgctgtgcacacacaagctcagcctcctcctgaatgctgcactggcagagaaggcagagaggaaacCCAGGAGTTCTGTTGCCCTGTCCAGCTTCCCCTGAGAGCACTCTTGGTCTGAGCATCCCATGGGATCTGGGGGACACTCCTGGGTTTGTTTCCCCATGCATGAGGAAACCTTTGGGGATGCCCTCACTCCCAAGAAGCTTTAGGATGAGTTGATGGCTGAAACAACTCAGAGCTTAATCCTTGATAGAAAATGGCAACAGGGAGACCATGAGCCAGTAAGGTGCTgatggccaagagggccagtggtcTGCTGGGgtactgtggcaggggggttggaactgcatgatccttgtggtcccttccaaccctgactgattctgtcaaTTCACaaagctctgcccctgcagagATTTGGACACAACTCACTTCACAGCATTCCTGGGAGCTGAGGTGGGGCAGAGAACCATAAAGATGATGATAAAGATCacaccctgggcagccactcAGCCAGGACCAAATGCCATCAGTCCCAGTGCTAGGGCAGAACTGTGCAGCTCAAGGTTTCCAGCAAGCTTCCAAACCCTTCACACCCCTGCAGCAGATGAGTTTCACCTCAGCTTAGCTTTCACTGCAAGCCCTGGCTGAGTTACTGTGTGACAATGTGTCAGGCAGAGCCATGTCACTGTGCTCCCCCTGACACCCAGGCTGTgacaggcacagcacagcttttAAAGGCCATTTATGCCTCCACTCAGACCTCAGAACTCCCCTGTAGCACATTGCCCAGCAACTCCTCTACTCACTTGCAGCTTTCAAAGgctcttctctctgctgagGACCCTGGGATGTACCTCAGCCCTGGTATCCTCCTCAGCAGGCTGAAAGGCAACATCTGGTCCAGCTTGGAGGCCACTGGCTCTGAGAAATCCAAGCAGGAGCAGTAGCCAAGACCATCTGAGGTCAGCAGCATGTTAAGGGCTACAGACAAAGCACACTCATTTATAACACAGCCACACACAGTCCCCCCTGGCCACAgaccccttccttcccctggaGAATTCCTCCTATTCTCCCCAGCACCACCTTCACAGACCACCTCCCTTCTCAACTCTCTGTCCTTTGCATGTATTAAAGGTGGAAGTGGAAGAAGGAGGTGAAAAACAAACTGGGCTGTGATGAGGCAAAGCTACTGAGAGTTGACTGCAGAGCAAGAGCCCAGGAAACACCATCAACACAAAGCCATTGTGTGCCAGCAATGGGACCCAGAGCACATCCTCTCTGTCAGGAACCAGCATCCCAGATGGGTCAGGGCAGTGCCAAGCACGAATGCAGGATGGATAATGAGTggcttgaaagcagccctgcagaggagataGGGGGTGCTGGGTGATGAGGTGCTTGGcatgagctagcaatgtgcactggcagcccaaagAGGCACCCTTGTCATGGGCTGTATctgaagcagcatggccagcaggacaagggaagggattctgtccctctgctctgctctggtgagacctcacctggggtACTGCATTCAGGttggggcccccagcacaaggagaacatggaactgctgaagttgatccagaggaggccacaaagatgattggagtcagagctgttcagcctggagggggctgcagggagaccttagagcaggcttACAACATATGaaggagctccaggagagctgtggatggactctggacaagggctgagagtgccaggatgagggacaatggctttgagctgggagaggggagactgagagtggagatgaggaagaaactcttgacagtgagggtgaggagacactggcacaggctggccagagaggttgtggctatcccctccctggaggtgctcgaggtcaggctggatgaggtcttgagcagcctggggtggtggaaggtgtcactgcccatggcagggagaatcatagaattacagaacatcaggggctggaagggacctccagagctcatctggtccaggtccctgccagggcagcgtCTcgggagcagatcacacaggaacacatcgaTGGTTCTTGCCTATCTccacaggagattccacagtccccctgggcagcctgttccagggttctgtcactctcacagagaATAAAATCTTCCTTAGGTTCACATGGAgtctcctgtgcctcagctccccccattgccccttgtcctgtcactgagcatcaccaagaagaggctggctccagcctcctggcactcacctgcacatattgatcaCCATTAATCATGTCACCCCTCCAagctaacaagccccagctccctcaggctctcctcatagggaaaGATGttaacttccttaatcatctttgtggctctacactggaccctctcaagcagctccctgtccttgaacaggaggggccttgaacacaagggaagctggaactggatgagctttaaggtcccttccaacttaaccccttctgtgattctgccttcCCACTCCAGCCTGGTTTGTGCAGGGAAAGGATACAGAGTGTCCCTGTGAGGAGCCCACAGAGGTTGCTCAGGAGAGAAGAGCTGGGCACAAAGcaggccaggcagagcaggaaccAGGGCACCAGCATCACTGGAACTCGAACCCCACACACCAGAGACCTCTTCATCTGCGAGCGTGTGGTGCTCACCCCCAGGGTGGCAAAGGCCACTGGCAGGAACCCTTTGGCATCCTCCACCTCTGACAGCCTCGAGACCAAGGTCTGGagcaagaggcagaggagggcgGCGAGGATGGCGAAGGTGCTGGTGAGGAAGCAGTGCTTCGCCGTGCCAACGCTCCTCTCGAAGCTGCCAGCGAAGTGCCAGACGATCGCAGCACCGCAGGCCAAGGACGGCAGGTCCTCGTAGAGGAAGATGTAGGTGAGCAGCCTGTgaactgagcacagcagcaccgTCAGGCAGCAGGGACCCGGCGTCGAATCACTGCCAGCAGGcggagcaggagggagctgaTGGGACTCAGGAACAGCTTGGTGTAGGAGAAGGAACTCCGAGGAACCAGGCAGGACCAACCAAAGGGAGTTAAAGCGAGCCAAATGCATTGGTTCCGGCTGCTTCCCGGGAAGCTGCCTGGAAAAACGCAACTGTGTCTGCGGTAAACTTAAGTATCACTAAAAGAGACAGATAAAAATCACTGCTAGGGTGAGCAATTCTGCTCAAAACACTTCTTACACTGCTAGAAGGTTGGGTTTTctcattacagtatcacagtatcacagtaccatcagggttggaagagacctcacagatcatcaagtccaaccctttaccacagagctcaaggccagaccatggcaccaagtgccacgtccagtcctgccttgaacagctccagccacagagactccaccacctccccgggcagcccattaaaaagaaaccaaagcacAGGGAGGTTATCAGAGCCCAGGCCCTCTGGGCACTCAGTGAGGCCAAGAGCTCTCCACCTCCTCCAACAGCCTTGAAAACAGCAGCTGAGTAATCCGCACAACCTGCTTGCCCTGCTGGACACCTGCCAGATGGAGGAGCCGACCCACCGGGCTGCTAAAGAAATCACTGCGTGGGAGTGAGCAGGGAAATGGTAATCGAAAGCGTGATAAAAATCCTCCCGGGAACGTCCCAGGGCCGGAGAGAAGCAaatccctgcagctccagcgGCACGCCGCTGCTCCGCGGGCTGTGCGGGGCCAGGGACGGGGGCTGAGAGGGAAGCAGCccgctgcagggggctgagctgggcGCTCGGCAGGCTCGGTGCAGGTCAGGAAGCGGCCAGAGGTGGGGGAGTGAGGAGCACTGCGCGGGGCCCGCAGGGGGAGCAGCGCTGGGGGGAGGGACTGAGGCAGTGCCGGGAAGCGAAGGGCAGGACACGGGGAAGGGCCACAGAGGAGAGAAGCAAGGGCCTGGGGGCGGAGGATGAGGGGGTTTAGGGCGTTCGAGGGAGGGCACGGGGAAGGCTTGGAGAGCGGAGACGCCAGAGCTCGGTGCGGGGTTCGCGGGAGGCCAGAAGCGGGGCGGGGAGAGACGGAGGGTCCCGGCGGCCCCCGCTCACCTTCCCCCGCACGCAGGGCAGCGGCCCGCAGCGAGGCGGCGGAGCGGGCGGCGGCCGGGCCCCGCAGCAGCGCCGGGGCGGAGAGGCCGATGGACAGCAGCAGCGTGAGGGCGGTGGCGGCCGGCGGCAGCCTCGGCCCcggcagcagcctcagccccagccccgccgcCATGGCGCCGCCGCGGGGCCTCCGGTTCCGGCCCCCGCCGGAAGGCCTGGGCGGTTGCCAGGGCAACGCGAGGCGCTGCGGCGGCCCCGTTACCATGGAGACgagcggggggggaggggaatgggGGGCGGGGTCCCCTTAAAAGGTTTTattccttccccccctttccaGAGGCGAGAAAGCTCCCCCGGGAGCGCAGGGCGCTGTGGCTGGCAGGTCCCCCAGGCTGCGCTAGTCCCGGCCCGCTGCCGCGcacggcccggcccggccggcAGGGTGGAGGCCCCGCGGAGCAGGGAAGGCCTCGGACGCCGCCGTCCGCCCCCCGCTGCTGTCTCCCGGGGTTAGGCGGCTCGGAAGCACAAAGCATTTCCCTTCGGGTGTGACAGGCCGAAGCGGTGAGCGGCATCTGCGCCAGAGCCACATGCACCgagccaggctggcacacagAGGCCTCCTCCGTGAGAGTGTGCTACAGAGCAGGGCACGCCTGCTGCAGCggcttcagctgtgctgctgggtaaCACCATCGTGTGTGCACACAGCATGAGCTCACCGTgatggagaggggcctggagcacagccctgtgaggagaggctgagggagctgggggggtgcagcctgcagcagaggaggctcagggcagagctcattgctgcctgcagctgcctgcagggaggctgtagccaggtggggttgggctctgctgccaggcagccagggacagaagaaggggacccagcctggagctgtgccagggcaggtctaggctggatgttgttaggaagttcctggcagagagagtgattggcattggaatgggctgcccagggagatggtggagtctgtgtggctggaggtgttgcagccaagcctggctggggcactgagtgccatggtctggttggttggggctgggtgctaggttgggctggctgagcttggagctctcttccagcctgcctaattctgtgattccacggGAGCACAGCACGCACCCATCGGCAGGCAGACAGATCTGTGAGCCTGTCACTGTCTCGGTGCCGTTTTCCATTCGTGAGAACCCCTCAGGCTCTGAGGAATGCAGAGGCACTTCGGGCTCtgcctcccccccacctcccctgccctgcccctagCTAGAGAGCATTGTTTGGGCTTTGCACTAATCCCGGTGCAGCCTTTGTGAGAGGGCCCAGGTTGTGGCTCACACAGGATGGCTAATGACTCAGGAGAagacagcacagctggaggagaCAAAGTCTTttcaaagagaaacaaaagagcTGCGAGCTCCAGTTCCCCTCTTTTTAAAGAATAATAATTGTAGATGCTGCTTGTTTCACAcaggtttttatttttcaggctgtggcagtgggatttgctgaggaggggaagaaaggcCTCCACTTATGTGCAAATCTGCCCAATCCAGCTGAAATCAGAAttctctgcagtgcctttgtgaccagagcagggcaaaacCTCGCAGCGCTGCCTGTTTCCCCTG includes the following:
- the RHBDD2 gene encoding LOW QUALITY PROTEIN: rhomboid domain-containing protein 2 (The sequence of the model RefSeq protein was modified relative to this genomic sequence to represent the inferred CDS: deleted 2 bases in 1 codon), giving the protein GRRSASRCPGNRPGLPAGAGTGGPAGAMAAGLGLRLLPGPRLPPAATALTLLLSIGLSAPALLRGPAAARSAASLRAAALRAGEVHRLLTYIFLYEDLPSLACGAAIVWHFAGSFERSVGTAKHCFLTSTFAILAALLCLLLQTLVSRLSEVEDAKGFLPVAFATLGVSTTRSQMKRSLVCGVRVPVMLVPWFLLCLACFVPSSSLLSNLCGLLTGTLYGLGYCSCLDFSEPVASKLDQMLPFSLLRRIPGLRYIPGSSAERRAFESCKLIPTPGTYPTQSYHCSSSPALPASEVHVPGCSPALGQEASQQVHAAGYSLAAVSPGSAGAHPGQWCQQAGFPPQQLLCLPQPQAPAGLGLLAGVQQVSGCPAATVASVPAEVPRVQVY